One stretch of Prunus persica cultivar Lovell chromosome G1, Prunus_persica_NCBIv2, whole genome shotgun sequence DNA includes these proteins:
- the LOC18791913 gene encoding protein BRASSINAZOLE-RESISTANT 1: MTSDGATSAATVARRKPSWRERENNRRRERRRRAIAAKIFAGLRAQGNFNLPKHCDNNEVLKALCLQAGWTVEDDGTTYRKGLRPTQIDTPGTSTMISPYSSLNPSPIPSYQASPSSSSYPSPSRFDPSTNSSNPSRYLRSAIPSSLPPLRISNSAPVTPPLSSPTSRNPNPIPNWDSIAKQSMASFDYPFYAVSAPASPTRHQLHFPAATIPECDESDTSTVDSGQWVCFQRFAPSLSAMPASPTFNLVKPVVAHQNLPDSEIPEVKPWIGEKIHEVGLDDLELTLGSGKPRS; the protein is encoded by the exons ATGACGTCGGATGGAGCCACGTCTGCGGCGACGGTGGCGCGAAGGAAACCGTCgtggagggagagagagaacaaccggaggagagagaggaggaggagagccATAGCTGCGAAGATATTCGCAGGGCTCCGAGCTCAGGGCAACTTCAATTTGCCCAAGCACTGCGACAACAACGAGGTGTTGAAAGCTCTCTGCCTCCAGGCTGGCTGGACCGTCGAAGACGACGGCACCACCTATCGCAAG GGATTGAGGCCGACCCAAATTGATACACCAGGCACATCAACCATGATCAGCCCTTACTCTTCTCTAAATCCTAGTCCAATCCCATCCTACCAAGCCAGTCCTTCGTCGTCTTCCTATCCAAGCCCAAGTCGTTTCGATCCCAGCACGAATTCATCCAATCCCAGTCGCTATCTGCGCTCTGCAATTCCTTCGTCTCTCCCTCCTCTGCGAATTTCCAATAGTGCCCCTGTAACCCCACCGCTCTCATCCCCAACCTCCAGAAACCCCAACCCAATTCCAAACTGGGACTCCATTGCTAAACAGTCCATGGCCTCTTTCGATTACCCGTTTTATGCTGTCTCTGCTCCGGCTAGCCCGACCCGTCACCAGCTCCATTTTCCAGCTGCTACCATTCCCGAATGTGACGAGTCTGATACTTCCACTGTTGATTCTGGGCAATGGGTTTGCTTCCAGAGATTTGCTCCTTCTCTGTCAGCAATGCCAGCCTCTCCCACTTTCAATCTTGTGAAGCCTGTTGTTGCTCACCAAAACTTGCCTGACAGTGAGATCCCAGAGGTAAAGCCGTGGATTGGAGAGAAGATTCATGAGGTGGGATTGGATGATTTGGAGCTCACACTTGGAAGTGGTAAGCCTCGAAGTTAA
- the LOC18789696 gene encoding probable NEDD8-conjugating enzyme Ubc12-like isoform X2 → MIRLFKVKEKQKEIEENVKEKGLVKKQSAGELRLHRDISELNLPKACEISFPNGKNDLMNFEVTIEPDEGYYTGGRFVFSFHVPIIYPHEAPKVKCETKIYHPNIDLEGNVCLNILREDWKPVLNINTVIYGLSHLFTQPNYEDPLNHEAADVLRDDPGLFVSNVRKAIDGRQWVGTDYFPGCN, encoded by the exons ATGATCAGGCTATTTAAAgttaaagaaaagcaaaaggaaatcGAAGAAAATGTGAAGGAGAAGGGCCTAGTCAAGAAGCAAAGTGCAGGGGAATTACGTCTTCATAGAG aCATAAGTGAGTTGAACCTACCCAAAGCATGTGAAATATCTTTCCCTAATGGAAAGAACGATCTGATGAACTTTGAGGTCACCATTGAACCGGACGAGGGATATTATAC TGGTGGCAGGTTTGTCTTCTCATTTCATGTTCCCATTATCTACCCTCATGAAGCTCCAAAGGTCAAGTGTGAAACAAAG ATCTATCATCCCAACATTGACTTGGAAGGGAATGTTTGTCTTAACATTCTTCGAGAAGATTGGAAACCTGTCCTCAACATAAACACTGTTATTTATGGATTGTCTCACCTATTCACG CAACCCAATTATGAGGATCCCTTGAACCATGAGGCAGCTGATGTTTTGAGGGATGATCCAGGGTTGTTTGTATCAAATGTGAGAAAAGCAATTGATGGTCGTCAATGGGTGGGAACCGACTATTTCCCCGGGTGCAATTGA
- the LOC18790483 gene encoding uncharacterized protein LOC18790483 produces the protein MSVATKLQSSICEPRAVLGPGGNRVRVSEAPKRKNEGLKKPPQRPRKPVSEIPEAVVRNNVSVDSTCSSDTSSSCSSAKTVSPRRTVRHKSLRPAKLVSDDMEVVKPAGPPKRCEWITPNSDPVYTCFHDEEWGVPVYDDKKLFELLVLSQALAELSWPEILHKRDMFRKLFDDFDPSSIAKFEEKKLLSLKINGIPLLSEQKLRAVVENAMQMLKVQQEFGSFSNYCWSFVNHKPIRNRFRYGRQVPVKSPKAEVISKDLMKRGFRCVGPTVIYSFMQVAGIVNDHLITCFRYKECDANDNKLDLKLKTEEKTEVLKLSEAMEIGEHK, from the exons ATGTCTGTGGCTACAAAGCTTCAATCTTCGATTTGTGAGCCCCGAGCTGTACTCGGTCCCGGCGGGAACAGAGTTAGGGTTTCAGAGGCCCCGAAACGCAAGAACGAGGGCTTGAAGAAGCCACCGCAGAGGCCGAGAAAACCTGTATCGGAAATTCCAGAAGCGGTTGTACGGAACAACGTTTCGGTGGACAGCACCTGCTCTTCTGATACCTCGTCGAGCTGTTCATCTGCTAAAACGGTGAGTCCTAGAAGGACTGTGAGGCACAAGAGCTTGAGGCCTGCGAAGCTTGTTTCGGACGATATGGAGGTCGTCAAGCCCGCGGGTCCACCTAAACGGTGTGAATGGATTACACCAAACTCTG ACCCAGTTTATACTTGTTTCCACGATGAAGAATGGGGGGTTCCAGTTTATGATGATAAGAAGCTGTTTGAGTTGCTCGTCCTTTCACAAGCTCTAGCCGAACTCAGTTGGCCAGAAATTCTACACAAGAGAGACATGTTCCG GAAACTTTTTGACGACTTTGATCCGTCATCCATAGCAAAGTTCGAAGAGAAGAAGCTACTGTCTCTCAAAATAAATGGCATTCCATTGCTATCTGAACAAAAGCTTCGTGCAGTTGTGGAGAATGCTATGCAAATGCTCAAG GTTCAGCAGGAGTTTGGTTCCTTCAGTAACTACTGCTGGAGCTTTGTGAACCACAAGCCAATAAGAAACAGATTTCGTTATGGACGCCAAGTACCGGTGAAGTCGCCAAAAGCTGAAGTCATAAGCAAAGATTTGATGAAGAGAGGCTTCCGTTGTGTTGGTCCTACTGTGATTTACTCGTTTATGCAAGTGGCAGGGATTGTGAACGATCATCTCATAACATGCTTCAGATACAAGGAGTGCGATGCAAATGACAACAAATTAGACCTGAAACTTAAGACGGAAGAGAAGACGGAGGTGCTAAAACTAAGTGAAGCTATGGAGATTGGAGAGCACAAATGA
- the LOC18789696 gene encoding probable NEDD8-conjugating enzyme Ubc12-like isoform X1, translating to MRTTSEASSLLIIPIQIVHPCPSLFLSIFACLTTYFLLLLCGLSSNRLFKVKEKQKEIEENVKEKGLVKKQSAGELRLHRDISELNLPKACEISFPNGKNDLMNFEVTIEPDEGYYTGGRFVFSFHVPIIYPHEAPKVKCETKIYHPNIDLEGNVCLNILREDWKPVLNINTVIYGLSHLFTQPNYEDPLNHEAADVLRDDPGLFVSNVRKAIDGRQWVGTDYFPGCN from the exons ATGAGGACGACAAGCGAAGCCTCCTCCCTTCTGATTATCCCCATTCAAATTGTACATCCTTGTCCCTCTTTGTTTCTCTCCATCTTTGCTTGCTTAACAActtatttccttttgcttttatGCGGCCTTTCATCGAACAG GCTATTTAAAgttaaagaaaagcaaaaggaaatcGAAGAAAATGTGAAGGAGAAGGGCCTAGTCAAGAAGCAAAGTGCAGGGGAATTACGTCTTCATAGAG aCATAAGTGAGTTGAACCTACCCAAAGCATGTGAAATATCTTTCCCTAATGGAAAGAACGATCTGATGAACTTTGAGGTCACCATTGAACCGGACGAGGGATATTATAC TGGTGGCAGGTTTGTCTTCTCATTTCATGTTCCCATTATCTACCCTCATGAAGCTCCAAAGGTCAAGTGTGAAACAAAG ATCTATCATCCCAACATTGACTTGGAAGGGAATGTTTGTCTTAACATTCTTCGAGAAGATTGGAAACCTGTCCTCAACATAAACACTGTTATTTATGGATTGTCTCACCTATTCACG CAACCCAATTATGAGGATCCCTTGAACCATGAGGCAGCTGATGTTTTGAGGGATGATCCAGGGTTGTTTGTATCAAATGTGAGAAAAGCAATTGATGGTCGTCAATGGGTGGGAACCGACTATTTCCCCGGGTGCAATTGA